aaaatttaactgcttgatttgttttaaaattaaacattcgtAATTTCAAAAACCGTCAAAACCGTTTTCTAGATAGCGTCGCAAGAGTCCCTGCCAATATCCATGCCTCTaaacatgtaaataaaagttttttcgTTTTGTTTATCATATTgatcatacatatatattatgattttaatcaaaaattaaactGCAAGACAGTGCAAGGATTGGACAGgcacatacatattattttgtaagcaTGGCACGTCATCGTCGATTCGATAACTTCTCGTTTTACGTCACGTGACTGACGTATAAAAATTACTCTTCTTAATCATGTTTATTTACTCcaaatgatttttaaagcctttatttttgaatactctgtctattatttattatttactacatTACGCTAAATGATACAACGATCTATAGATTGTTTTCATGAGTAAGCACATTGCGTTATAACAagcaatataattaaaacggCCGTTATCCGTTACTAGTATCCTTGACACCCCacccattttcatttaatataaaaagtgaTCGAGTTTAATTCATATCACACTTAATCCACAACTTGACGTGCAACGTTTAATTCTAATTCTACAAAATGTTCAGCAAAGTACGTTTTTCTTAGATTACTATCAAGTTATTAGAAACTTAAAGTTAGAATAAGAATAGCTGAGGATacgttttattcattaaaagtttaatttatttttcttattataaaagttattcTTTTCCAGGTTATCGCATTCGGCGCTTTCTTAGCCGCTGCCAAAGCTGGTCTGCACGGCCAAGCTGTGTCATCTCAGAGCATTGTCCGTCATGACACCGGCTATGGATCAGCTGCCTACGCGCCTTTAGCCTACGGAGGACATTATGGAGCTTCTCAGTACGATGGACACGACACCTATgtaagaatttaaatttttgtttcgaTTTAGGCTCTATCGCTTATAGTTCTTTgattgaaaacattttttacctcaaaattattacaatatacaaataatcatAAACTTCATAAACTTTTTATGCAGGCGCACCCAAACTACGACTTCTCCTACTCCGTGGCTGACCCCCACACCGGAGACCACAAGTCCCAGCACGAGAGCCGCGACGGTGACGCAGTCCACGGCTCCTACTCCTTGGTGCAGCCCGATGGCTCCCTCAGACAGGTCCACTACACTGCTGATGACCACAACGGGTAAGAAatcatttgaaaataaatttaaagcgTTCATATCTTATtcttttaatgaataaaacactttttattacacattaaacaaaagttaaataaaacaatcataaaggtatattaattcatttctttttatttttcagattCAACGCAGTAGTACACAACTCCGCGCCCTCAGTTCACCCCCAGCACGCCTACCACCACCACTACTAAGCTATCCCCAAAGTTTCTACAAAAtgactgttaaataaattatatttaaacaaatgtatttcttttatttaacatgCTATAGTTGATCGAAACACATCATATTagtttaatgaatttttatgaGGGTagttcaaaaatatttgaactCGGCCGATTGTCACACTTGTTAGTCACTGTTTAGTTTTACTTGGATTATGTAAGgcgcaattttattttgatttatacgtttttgttaattatatttgttaaaagtaactattaaattaataattttatagtaagTTTTTTGTGCGTTTTGTAAACTATTGTGATGCAAGGTATCACTATCAATAAGTTTCCAAACTAATACAATTTGTCCAAATCCAAACGACTGACAATTGTGTGCTTTGTAAGGATTGAGGACTCTTCTTGGTAAGGATACATCGTAACGAGGTATGTACTCATtatttatctctgcctttcaataaatttaagaaatgtattaaagaaaagctgtgtaaaaaggcttactataaagtcgacgattatctagttgataaaagggcctgggactagtgctagacaggctacctctaattaatttgcgatatttgttttaaaataagtgttgtttgatgatttgctattttaaaagagtaccgagagttttttacgccggctttttctctcggcctacaccctctgtcttctttgccgatgagtagggatgcctacaaattcaaatttaatgacgtggaataagtgatacatgtatcttatgttccataataaacatattttatttttattttttaagtataaaattgtgtgtcggccaccgaaccgttctttgtggtaaatattttttttgttagcaAAGCGTGGTTAAACAAATGTatctattttgtttaacatgcATTAGTGttgttattaagaaattaatttaatcattattataacaaGAGTAGTTGTCACGCGGTGTGTAGGGCTGAATGTAGCCCACGTGTTTGGGTATTAATGGTCATCTGGGACTTTGGGAAAATAAACCTTTCCTACGAAGGATCGTGTTCTGTAATTACAAAACCTGTGATGGCTTAAAATGCATTCAATTTCTCAGTCGAATGCCTCCTGCTCTCGGTAAGTTTCTTATAGCGAGGATAAAGGTGAGCTGGGCTGGGCTGCAAACAGCTCTCGAGATGCACGGAAGAGATTAAACCTAACATAAATCACACATTAACCAATATTTGTCTCATAGAATGTATGGaagattttctttaaaattttcatttctttacttcttaatttttattgtaattgcgttataaagatattactatattaataCCAATTAAACAATCCaagtatatagatatataaagcAATCCAAGTATATAGATATTGGTAGATATTGGGATTTGCAAGagaaagataataaaaatttgtctCAGTTTTGCAAGGTGTGCGTCGGTACGGGGTTGTGTCAAAATCCCAATCTGATGATTGTGATAATTAATACGTCGTGTCTTCACGCTCAATTCTCTCGTTTACTTCCATACTTGTATACTTATACAATCTGTATACATACTTGACATTTTTGATCCTCTTTCCAAAAGCTCACACACGTTCCACATGTTTTTTAAAGAGTTATTTAcatcgtaataataataatcggcCATAGGAACATTTCTGACGTCAAGAGTATTGACTCCATATGTAGTTTTGTCTGCTTACAAATAACTGAAATACCTTTGTGTACCCACAAAATTTTAACAGTAAATTAACATCTGCAAATtgaagtatatatacatttttagtatTACATACTTAAATATCTCAAAATTATCTCAAAATTTCGTATTTAAATGTACTTcttaataatagaatattatGTTAGGCATTACACTATCTTGTATGGACCAGTTCAAActgatatattattaacttatataCCATTTTCACTTCGTGTACATAAATCTACACCATTGTTCAGGTATACCAGTATTACTCTGTACCTTCACTAGATGGCCAGGTTCCACACTGACAACCTTAAACATCTAGAAATACATAAACTGTGTGTATTGCTtttagagtttattgccagttcttctcgtccgtacTACTCCCTTTATTTGAGAActaagtaaatgtaaaattaatagc
Above is a genomic segment from Pieris napi chromosome 7, ilPieNapi1.2, whole genome shotgun sequence containing:
- the LOC125051030 gene encoding cuticle protein 7-like, which produces MFSKVIAFGAFLAAAKAGLHGQAVSSQSIVRHDTGYGSAAYAPLAYGGHYGASQYDGHDTYAHPNYDFSYSVADPHTGDHKSQHESRDGDAVHGSYSLVQPDGSLRQVHYTADDHNGFNAVVHNSAPSVHPQHAYHHHY